The following coding sequences lie in one Colius striatus isolate bColStr4 chromosome 14, bColStr4.1.hap1, whole genome shotgun sequence genomic window:
- the NUDT7 gene encoding peroxisomal coenzyme A diphosphatase NUDT7 isoform X2: MLETNSPSCRCPKRLSCCRCWCGRGSCTCCSLSGPCRRAPISCLYSEIICLYVFLLLKNGKLRRSPGEVCFPGGKSEETDKDEIDTALREAKEEVGLQPEKVEVICRLVPGIDKMNHLVTPVVGFIEDTFQATPNPAEVSHVFVVPLEYFVKPLHYKALPFKTSSGYLSRMHCFTYNNREHQMSFRIWGLTAHFAVFLALVIFGKRPTFEVDYDLDNLVSSSENNFLNLYASMYEKKKSNL; the protein is encoded by the exons ATGTTGGAAACAAATTCTCCCTCTTGCCGCTGCCCAAAGCGTCTGTCCTGCTGCCGCTGCTGGTGCGGGAGGGGAAGCTGCACTTGCTGCTCACTGTCAGGTCCATGCAG ACGTGCTCCAATCAGCTGCCTGTATTCAGAGATCATTTGCTTGTACgtttttctgttgctgaaaaATGGAAAG CTAAGAAGATCACCAGGGGAAGTGTGTTTTCCAGGAGGTAAAAGTGAAGAAACTGATAAAGATGAAATTGATACTGCTCTCCGAGAAGCTAAAGAAGAAGTAGGACTCCAGCCAGAGAAGGTGGAAGTCATCTGTAGGCTTGTGCCTGGAATTGATAAA ATGAATCACTTGGTGACTCCAGTTGTAGGATTTATCGAGGATACATTCCAGGCCACTCCTAATCCAGCTGAAGTGAGCCATGTTTTTGTTGTGCCATTGGAGTACTTTGTCAAACCCTTACATTACAAAGCCTTGCCTTTTAAAACCTCCTCTGGTTACTTAAGTCGGATGCACTGCTTTACATACAACAACCGTGAACATCAAATGTCATTCAGGATATGGGGACTTACTGCACACTTTGCTGTCTTTCTTGCTCTTGTAATTTTTGGAAAGAGACCAACTTTTGAAGTTGATTATGATCTTGACAACTTAGTTTCATCTTCTGAGAATAACTTCTTGAATTTATATGCATCCatgtatgaaaaaaagaagagtaatcTATGA
- the NUDT7 gene encoding peroxisomal coenzyme A diphosphatase NUDT7 isoform X1 encodes MAAAEGKGELEREDVKERARLRLTEFDVGNKFSLLPLPKASVLLPLLVREGKLHLLLTVRSMQLRRSPGEVCFPGGKSEETDKDEIDTALREAKEEVGLQPEKVEVICRLVPGIDKMNHLVTPVVGFIEDTFQATPNPAEVSHVFVVPLEYFVKPLHYKALPFKTSSGYLSRMHCFTYNNREHQMSFRIWGLTAHFAVFLALVIFGKRPTFEVDYDLDNLVSSSENNFLNLYASMYEKKKSNL; translated from the exons ATGGCGGCTGcggaggggaagggagagctGGAAAG AGAAGATGTAAAAGAGAGAGCTAGACTCCGCCTGACGGAGTTCGATGTTGGAAACAAATTCTCCCTCTTGCCGCTGCCCAAAGCGTCTGTCCTGCTGCCGCTGCTGGTGCGGGAGGGGAAGCTGCACTTGCTGCTCACTGTCAGGTCCATGCAG CTAAGAAGATCACCAGGGGAAGTGTGTTTTCCAGGAGGTAAAAGTGAAGAAACTGATAAAGATGAAATTGATACTGCTCTCCGAGAAGCTAAAGAAGAAGTAGGACTCCAGCCAGAGAAGGTGGAAGTCATCTGTAGGCTTGTGCCTGGAATTGATAAA ATGAATCACTTGGTGACTCCAGTTGTAGGATTTATCGAGGATACATTCCAGGCCACTCCTAATCCAGCTGAAGTGAGCCATGTTTTTGTTGTGCCATTGGAGTACTTTGTCAAACCCTTACATTACAAAGCCTTGCCTTTTAAAACCTCCTCTGGTTACTTAAGTCGGATGCACTGCTTTACATACAACAACCGTGAACATCAAATGTCATTCAGGATATGGGGACTTACTGCACACTTTGCTGTCTTTCTTGCTCTTGTAATTTTTGGAAAGAGACCAACTTTTGAAGTTGATTATGATCTTGACAACTTAGTTTCATCTTCTGAGAATAACTTCTTGAATTTATATGCATCCatgtatgaaaaaaagaagagtaatcTATGA
- the NUDT7 gene encoding peroxisomal coenzyme A diphosphatase NUDT7 isoform X3 has protein sequence MAAAEGKGELEREDVKERARLRLTEFDVGNKFSLLPLPKASVLLPLLVREGKLHLLLTVRSMQLRRSPGEVCFPGGKSEETDKDEIDTALREAKEEVGLQPEKMNHLVTPVVGFIEDTFQATPNPAEVSHVFVVPLEYFVKPLHYKALPFKTSSGYLSRMHCFTYNNREHQMSFRIWGLTAHFAVFLALVIFGKRPTFEVDYDLDNLVSSSENNFLNLYASMYEKKKSNL, from the exons ATGGCGGCTGcggaggggaagggagagctGGAAAG AGAAGATGTAAAAGAGAGAGCTAGACTCCGCCTGACGGAGTTCGATGTTGGAAACAAATTCTCCCTCTTGCCGCTGCCCAAAGCGTCTGTCCTGCTGCCGCTGCTGGTGCGGGAGGGGAAGCTGCACTTGCTGCTCACTGTCAGGTCCATGCAG CTAAGAAGATCACCAGGGGAAGTGTGTTTTCCAGGAGGTAAAAGTGAAGAAACTGATAAAGATGAAATTGATACTGCTCTCCGAGAAGCTAAAGAAGAAGTAGGACTCCAGCCAGAGAAG ATGAATCACTTGGTGACTCCAGTTGTAGGATTTATCGAGGATACATTCCAGGCCACTCCTAATCCAGCTGAAGTGAGCCATGTTTTTGTTGTGCCATTGGAGTACTTTGTCAAACCCTTACATTACAAAGCCTTGCCTTTTAAAACCTCCTCTGGTTACTTAAGTCGGATGCACTGCTTTACATACAACAACCGTGAACATCAAATGTCATTCAGGATATGGGGACTTACTGCACACTTTGCTGTCTTTCTTGCTCTTGTAATTTTTGGAAAGAGACCAACTTTTGAAGTTGATTATGATCTTGACAACTTAGTTTCATCTTCTGAGAATAACTTCTTGAATTTATATGCATCCatgtatgaaaaaaagaagagtaatcTATGA